The Shewanella pealeana ATCC 700345 genome contains the following window.
CTTTTATCCTTTGTATGATCCTCATGGGTACAACTGCTTTCATTTACCTCCAGCTGTGATTGGTATAAAACATCAACAATGATGTAGTATGGCTTGGTAATACGATTGAGTTACTCGGAATAATTGAAATAATCAAATGGAGCTTTGAATGAATAAGATGCTTATTGCCGCAGTGGTTGTCGCTGCTGGTGCTGGTGGTTATTGGTATAGCCAGCAAGCAGATCAGGTATCAACTAATGATAATACGGTACTGAGCTATGTACCCGCAGACACTCCGGTGTTTTCTGCCCAGTTGCAGCCTTTCCCGATCAAATCTTATATCAACTCCCTATCAGAATCATATCGGCAATATCCTGCTGGTGCCTTAGATGAGTTCGAGCAAGAGAGCGATGCTAGGGCGAAATTTCTTATAAGCCTTGCCAAGTCGTATATGGCGTCGATGAAAGATGGCAGCACCTTTATTAAGACTTTTGGTTTAGCTGAAGAAATTCGTAGTTACTTCTATACCTTAGGCGCAATGCCTGTGCTTAGAATCGAAGTAGAACATGCCGATGCTATCTGGGCATTACTCGATAAAGCGGAGGCTGAAAGTGGCTTTACCCATACCCAAGCTAACTTAAAAGGCGTCGATTATCGCAGCTATCGCCTCACCGATGAGGCTGAGAAAGAGCAGATAAACTTGGTTGTCGCTGTCCATGATGGCCTGCTAACGACGACCTTAAGCACCTCTTTTAGCGATGCCGTGCTACTTGAAACCGCATTGGGTCTAACGCCTGTCGATAATTCAATTGCCGACGCACATATTATTGAAGACATTATCAACAAACACGGTTTCCTCAACGAAGGGATAAGCTACATCAATCACAAGGAGATTGTGACGGCCTTAACCAGTACCGATGGCAATCAGCTTGCGGGTCAGCTTTCAAAGTTATTTGAAATGAGCAACGAAGATCCTTTTGCCGAGCTTAAAACTCCAGCATGTCAGCAAGAGTTAGCCTCAATTGCGGATAATTGGCCGCGCACCGTTGGCGGATATGACCAACTAGAGATCACCGATACAGAAAGTAGCTTTGGTTTTAGAACAGTCGTAGAGAGCAATAACCTAGTGCTACTCGATGCCTATCAAAAGTTGCGTGGCTACATTCCAGCTTACGTACAAGACAATGCTAATAGCGTGTTTACCTTAGGTGTAGGTATCGACATCAACCAGATGGTGCCATCTTTAACGGCAATTTGGGACGATATGCTAACCCCTGAGTATCAGTGTGGACCACTGGCACAGATGCAGGCGCAAATGAGCCAGCAAAGCCCTGGCATGTTAGGTATGTTCACTGGCATGGCCAATGGAGTGAAAGGCGTTGGTGTATCGCTAATTGATTATAAGATTACTGATGATATCGATAATCCACAGCTGGAAAGCGTCGATGCGGTTGTGACCTTGTCAGCTGATAACCCAAGCATGCTGTTTAATATGGTGAAGCCATTTGCGCCTGAATTGGCAAATGTTCAATTGCCTGCCAATGGTGATGCCATCGAGCTTAGCACTATTATTCCTATGCCTCCTGAGATGAATATTTCGGCAAAAATGGCAATAAAGGGTAATCATTTAGTCCTGTTTGCGGGTGATAAAGGCGAGGTGGTGGCCAATAACTTAGGGAGCGATCCGCTGGTCAATAATGGTCTGATGGTGATGTCAGCCGATTATATGAAGATGTTTAAGCCGCTGTTGACCTTTATCGAGTTGACGGGCGAGCCAGTTCCCGAAGAGCTAGAAATGATGAAAGACTATGATATGCGAGTTAAGTTTAGCCTAGATATCGACCCGAAAGGTTTCGAGGTCGACTCTCAGATGAACTCTCGTTCAAGTGAATAAGCGATTCATGGTAAAGGGTTATTGAGATAGAATCACCTTGCAAAAACGCCAGCCATTGAGGGCTGGTGTTTTTATTTTATCAACAAAATGATAGGCAATACTTTGGAGCCAAGATGACTGCACAGACCGTGAGTGGTATTTTTTTAAAAGCTAATGAAGTTAGGTTAGTCACCTTGACTGGAAGCAGAAGTGAACACCAAGTTATCGCACCTAAGGTAAACAAGTTCAGCCTAGTTAAAAACCCTAGCCAAGCAGAAACCCGTGAGTTTGTTGCCCAGCTACAGGCTTACATCAATGAGCATAATATCTCTAAGCTAGTACTTAATCGCCGCGCAACAACGGGGCAAGGTGCGGGTGGGGCAGGGACTTTTCTGATGGAAGGGGCTATTTTAGCTAGTATTGAAGTTGAGATTGAATTTGTTCACCCTGCAACAATGCGAGCCACAGATAAACGTTGTAGTGAACTCAAACAAGTTAAACCTAAGACCGTCGATTTAGGTAAGGCCTATGATCTAGCGTTTGAGTGCCTTGCCGAGTAACTTGAAGTGGCTAGGGAAATAATTGAGCATCAGCTGGAATATGGCGTATAGCAAAGTACTAAGTTAAAAGAACTAAATTAAAAGTGCCAAGCTAAAAGTGCTAAGTTAAAAGCACTAAATTAAAAGCATTAAGATAGTGTGTAATAAAGCTAAAAAGAACAATACACAGGGAACACTTCTTTAATTTAAGAAGGTGACAAGACTATTTATAAGGTATTTATAAGGTGACAGACAATGATTAAACAGCTTTCAAAACTTGGGTTTATCGCATTACTCCTCCTGCCGTTAAGCGCACTGGCGACAGATCTAAAAGTCGGTGATATGGCGCCTGATTTTAAGTTGCAGGCAACCGATGGCCATTTTTATCAACTCAGTGATTACAGAGGTAAGCAGACCTTAGTGCTGGCCTGGTATCCGATGGCTAATACCCATGGTTGTACATTGGAATGTAAATCGTTAGTGGAGAAAGGTCATCTTATTCGCAAATTCAACGCCGTATATATGATGGCGAGCGTGGATGATTTAGAAGATAACCAAGCGTTCGCGCGTGAGCAAAAAGCCGATTTCCCAATGCTCAGCGACCCAAGTAAAGAGACCGCTAAGGCATACGATGTGCTGAACTTCGTTCGCGTCGCCAGTCGCGTTACTTTTTACATCGGCCAAGATGGCAAGATTTTGAAGATTGATGAAGATATCAATGCTAAAACAGCTGCTGAAGATATTGCGGCGACCTTAGAAGAGCTGAATATCGACAAGGTGAATCAAGAGCCAGTAATACAAGAGTAAACAGCAAATATGGCCAGCCTTTGAATGAAGGCTGGTTACATTTCTATCGGTTGTGTTGCTACATGGTAGTAAGTACTGTGTTATAGCTTCATTGCCGCTAATCGCCTCCAGCGGGGCATGTGCAGACACTTCTGAAGCACGCCGCTAGTACGTCCGTGTAGGCTCAACGAAAACATCCATGTTTTCGACGGCTTCAGCCGTGTCTACACGGTATTGTTGGTGTACTCATTTAGGTTAGAGTTGTTTGATGCCTGACACGGAAATGTCCCAAAGCGTGGTTAACTAACGCATCAATTCAGCGTTAACATCATTTCTTTACAAAGAACTAATCTCACCACGGAGCGCTGCGCTTTCACCAAGTTCGCGGAGGTAAAGATGAAGAGCTTTACTGACCTCGCAGCTCTTCTCCGCGATCTTCGTGTCCTCTGTGGTGAATAGCTTTTGTCCAAAAACGAGCTAGGACTTTAGCCGTAACTCTAAACATTAAAGATTGTGCTGTTCCAACTCGGTGTAGATACGGCTGAGACCTTCGATGGCATGGATGCCATCGTAGAGCTCACATGGACGTGCTTGCAGCGAGTCTCAGAAGTGTCTGCACATAAGGTCGTTCACTCACATCCTTGTGAACACGACATTTGCACATCCATATGCGGCACCGGCCGCAGGCCATTGGAACCACTTTTTTTAGATGCCACTCTCAGCCAAAAGTATATCGAGTCTTTGGGGGCTTTGTTATCAAACGAAGTTTGATTTCGCTTTAAGGGCTAGTCGAGCTGCAAGCTGTTGTCCCCCTTTTGCCCGAGTGTGAGCTGGAAGCTCACGACCTTTATCAAACGAAGTTTGATTATTTCTCTTTTAGAGACAACCGAGCTGCAAGCTCTAACTCACTTTTGTCCAGAAGTAAGTGAGTAAACTCAATATTTATCGCAAGCAATAGAGGCATGTTGATGAGGTAAGTGATCAAGTGTGGATGTGCTTTGACGAACAACACCAAGGCAATAATAAAGCCCTGCAATGGTGACATTGCAGGGCTTTATTAAATAAAAATCAGTCGATTGGCATTAGATGACTAGATTGCTATTAATACTCATCTTCAGTTTCAGCTTGAATGCGCGCTTTACGATCTTGCTCTTCTTCAAATGCTGCTTGGATCTCTGCTAATACCGATTCAATGTCTGCGCTATGTTCACTTTCAACAAACTGGCCTGTTAACTCAGTGTCAGGCAATAAATCACCTGATTCAAACTTGAGCCACATCTCTTGGGCATATTTACTGCGCAGCAGTTCTGGCGCGAATTGGCCATAGTACTGAGTCATATTATTCACATCACGCAGTAGCATACGTTTAGCATTGTTGTTTGCCGCAGCATCGACGGCTTGGGGCAGATCAATAATCACCGGGCCTGTATGATCAAGCAGTACGTTAAACTCAGACAGATCGCCGTGAATAAGGCCTGCACAGAGCATACGTTGCACATCTTTCATCACCAAAGCATGGTGGGCGGTGGCCATTTCGGCAGTCAGACTTACATCGTTTAGTCGTGGCGCAACGTAACCTGCTTCATCGGTGATCAACTCCATCAATAACACGCCGTCGAAACAACCGTAAGGTGTTGGTACACGCACGCCAGCATTCGCTAGGCGAAACAGCGCATCAACCTCGGCATTTTGCCAAGCCTGTTCTTGTTCTTGGCGACCGTAGTTGGAGCCTTTCTCCATGGCACGGGTTCGGCGAGAGTTACGACCTTTACGACCTTCTCGATATTCCACGGCCTTTTTAAAGCTACGTTTATCTGCTTCTTTATAAATTTTGGCGCAGCGAACATCGTCGCCACATCTAACAATGTAAACATCGGCTTCTTTGCCGCTCATTAATGGACGAATCACTTCGTCAATCAGTCCTTCATCAACCAGAGGTTGGAGTCGTTTTGGGGTTTTCATTGGGCTCTTATACCTTAGTTAGCCGATTGATGGAATGAATTCGTTTAGAATCATGGAAAAATATGTTCGAATTCGCCGAGTTGGCAGGATTAAACGCACTTCACTCAATCCCTGTTACTCAGGGGGCGCGATTAATATTGGCCGTGGAAGTTTTGGCTAACCATTTCTCGGTAATAAGTTCGTCAATATTATGCTTTCGAAAGGCCTGTTGTTGCAGCTGGAGTTCCGGGTCTATCCCGACTCCTGAGAGTAGCTGACCGTTAGTCTCGTAGACCAGAGCCGAGCTAAATTGAATTTTGATCCCACTGTTTGGCAGGGTGAAACGGTGCAGGGGGCTAAGGCTGCCGCGACTTGTTTCACCGATTAGAGATACTTGAGGCCACTGCTTTGATGCGAGGGCTAACCACTCACACTCTTGTTCGCAGCTAGCATCGATTCGCAGAAAAACCTGTAACCCAGCTACTGTTGTCGGTGCTTCATCGAATGTGGGGCGTTTACGTATAAGGTAATCACTAAATGGTGAGTCTTGAATTAAATCATTATCAAAGCCTCGATTGTTAAGTTCGATTTGTTCAAAAAAGCTTAACTGCTCCATAGGGGGGTATTGACTGGCTATACGGTCGGCTCTGGCGGTGGCAAAACGTTTGTATTGCAGTACTGCGATGGCCTGATGTTTAAATTTGTTATCGACATAGCCATCACCATCGTTACCGACAGCATGGCTAAAGTGTTTACTTAGCCATGCTGTGAGTTGCTGTTGTGGCTGCTTAATCTCACGTATGTCGATAATCAAAGCTGAAGATGGCGAGCCGATATGGTCATCTGCTTGCTGTGAGGTTAGTTGATGGGTCAGGCTTAGCAAGGTCTCGGCATCGACCTGTGAGGGTAAGCGAAAAATTTGAGCTTGGCTTGTGCTTGCCTTATCTTGCTTCACAGGCACTTTGGTTTGTAGCTTGTTGTGTTGCACTAAGCTCAGCGAACGCTGCACGCTGGTTTCGCCATCGCTAAGGGTTATCACAGACTCATTGCTGGCTCTAAGACCTATCTCTGCTCTAAGTTGGCCAATTTGCTTTATCCAAGTTGCTTGCGCCACGCTGGAGTGTTTTAGGGCGTTAGTCAAATAGTGCTGGCTTGCCTGTACCCAGCGGCTAATCGGGATCCCATCTATGTGTGACAGATAGGGGAAGTCTGGCTCCATGAGCCTGCCTTGTGGGGTGAATGCTTGCCAGTTTTGACCATCAAATATTGGCTCGAAAGGAAGCATTTCGAGACTGGTGGAATTATGAGCGAGAGCAATGGCTGCGGGGTCATTGAGCTGGCTAAGTAGTTGCTGTAGCTGTTGTTGTAACAGGGTTGAGTGATTAAAGCCGCTAGCCTCTAGCATCAGTCTGCTTGCAGTTTCTGTGATAGTGATAAGGCGCTGAGGTTCAATGGCGGCAAACGCCGAGTGTTGCTTAGTCGCTTCGAGAAACATAAGCAGATCTTGCTGATATTGCCTATGATTGAGCTCGGTTTTGATCTGTTTGGGGAAGAAAAGCTGGTAGCTGAGTAGGGCAGCACTCAAGCTGATAACTAGGGTGAAAGCGCCAAATATGCTTTTATAGCTCAAAGTCATAACCATCCTTGTTAAGGCAGGCTGAAAGCTTATACTTTTAGCCTGCTAAAGACGCTTTTGATATCGAGCTAACCTAGTCGATTATAAGATGTCGTTAATCGAAACCCCGATACCTATGCGCTGATTATGTACATTGTAGTCGATTAAACTTTCACCGTAGCCATTAAAATATTGAGTATAAAGCCTTAAGTTACCCAAGATTGGGTAGCTCCAGGTGAATTCAAGTGCGCCATAGTTAGGCTTTTGAATATAGTTACGAACCATCAGGGTGAACCTGTGTTCGCCCAAGCCGTATACGCCAGTGAGTTCAAGATTGCCCATATAGTCGGTGATATCAGGGTTATCATCGCCTTTGGGTGACTCAGGGGTTTCCTTTTCATCTTCAGGTATGCGCCACCATGCCTTAGCTTCTAGTGCGAAGGGGCCGTTATCAAATACCATGGTGCCGTATAAACGGTTCCAGCTGCGTGAACGCGAGCCAGACTGACCGTTTGATTGATGCACGGCACCAAAACCCCAAAACGAATTTTTCAGTGGTCCAAGTTGCCAGTCGTTGGTAAAGATCATAAAGATCTCGGGCTCATGGTTAGTCTCTCTAAATGGCGAGGAGATCTCTTTGTTGTACACCTGCCAATAGGACTGATTGGTATAGGCCGCAAACAAGTGGCCATTATCGCCAAAGACGTTATGCCAAAGTGGAAACTTAAAGCTGATTTGAAACTTGGCTTCCATATTATCTAAGGTAAACGGATGCTCGGCTGCTTCTTCTGCAAAAGGTGCCATATTGGGCGAGGCACTGTAAGTCACGGGGAGAATATAATTCACCTTATGGGGGGTGATGACATAAGGCAGATCATCAGTTGCGCTTTCTTCCAAGATCCGTTTATCAACCAAAGACACCTCTTGCTTGGGCTTCACTTCAATCTCGGAATCACTCGCTTCAGTTTCGCTTTCTTCACCCTTGTTAGTTTGGGTCTCACTATGAGCATAAAGGTTAAAAGAGCAGCACAAGCCTATGGCTAACAGTCGCGCAGCTAATTTGTTCATCGTATTCCCTGAATTTATTTAAGCTGTTTCTTCTTATGTGGCAGATTCTACCTAGCCGCCTGTCGTATTAACAGTTATTCAGCAAATTAGTAACTGGACGTCTATCGCTTTTGCTAAGGATTAACTTGAATCAAGCTCATATTTCTTAATTAAAATGCCACCAACATTAGACCTAAATGCAATAAGTTAGTGCTAAAAGTCACCCAAGGACTCTCTTTCTTTAATCAACTAGTTGGACGAATAGATTTAACTCTTTATATACAATGTGTTGCATGGCACATAACTGTTTTTGTTCATGCTGGCACATCGCTTAAATAACAAAAAGTTATAACAACTAATAAATATCTATTTATTATGGAATAAGGAGGCGGCTATATTTCAGTACAAGAAATCACAGTGAGGTAGCGCTATGGAGATTGTAACTTTACCGGGTCAAGCCGCTGGAGGAAAAGTATGGCTAGTGGGAGCGGGTCCTGGTGATGTCGATCTGCTGACGGTAAAAGCCTATCGGGTGCTGCGAAATGCCGACGCGGTACTTTACGACGCGCTCGTTAGTGAAGAGATCCTTGCGCTAATCCCCAAGCATGCTGAGAAAATAGCCGTTGGTAAACGAGCAGGCCTTCACAGTGCGGCACAAAGCGAGATTAATCAGCTACTGGTGACCAAGGCCTACACTCGCAAGAATGTGGTGCGCTTAAAGGGTGGCGATCCATTTATTTTCGGCCGTGGTGGTGAAGAGCTAGAAACTATCGTTGCTGCGGGTGTTGATTTCGAGGTTGTGCCAGGTATTACCGCTGCAAGCGGCACGGCAGCATATGCTGGTATCCCATTAACCCATAGGGATTACGCTCAAGGCGTGAGCTTTATTACCGGCCATTACAAGTTAGAGAGCCGACCTATGGATTGGCAAAGTTATGCCAATCCTAATAATACCTTAGTGATCTATATGGGGATCTTAAACGCAGGGCTAATCAAGCAAGGCTTGCTCGATGCGGGGAGAAAGGCTGCAACGCCTGTGGCCATCGTATCGAAAGCGACCACGAGCCAGCAGCGGGTCTTTATCGGTAGCTTAGACAATATAGACGAGCTAGCCAGCCATCCAGAGCTTGTTATGCCTGCTTTGATGGTTATCGGTGAGGTGGTTGAATTAGCCGATAGCCTAAATTGGTTTACGCCACAGGCAAACCAGATTAAGCATTCTGATTTAGCTGCACAAATTAAATAATTGATTGAAGAAAACGGAGAATTAGCATGGCCGCGAAAGAGTTAAGCCATTTGCAACAACTGGAAGCTGAGAGCATTCAAATCATCCGCGAAGTGGCGGCTGAGTTTGATAACCCAGTCATGATGTATTCCATCGGTAAGGACTCTTCTGTGATGCTCCATCTAGCTCGCAAAGCTTTCTATCCAGGGAAGATCCCATTTCCTTTGTTGCACGTAGACACAGACTGGAAATTTAAAGAGATGATCGCCTTTCGTGATGAGCAGGCGAAAGAGTTTGGCTTTGAACTCTTAGTTCACAAGAACCCTGAAGGTCTGGAGATGGGGATCAGCCCATTTGAACATGGCAGTGCTAAGCACACCGACATCATGAAGACCCAAGGCCTAAAGCAGGCGCTGAATAAGTATGGCTTCGACGCCGCCTTTGGTGGCGCGCGCCGCGATGAAGAAAAGTCTCGTGCGAAAGAGCGTGTCTATTCATTCCGCGACAAGCACCATACTTGGGATCCTAAGAACCAGCGACCAGAGTTATGGCGTACCTACAATGGTGCGGTCAATAAAGGCGAAAGCATTCGCGTATTCCCACTGTCGAACTGGACTGAGCTGGATATTTGGCAATATATCTATCAAGAAAATATTCAATTAGTGCCGCTGTATTTCGCTCAGAAGCGACCTGTTGTTGAGCGTGATGGCATGATGATAATGGTTGATGATGACAGAATGCCATTGGCTGAAGGCGAACAACCTAAAGAGGAATTGGTTCGCTTTAGAACATTAGGTTGTTACCCGCTCACAGGTGCTATGCATTCAGAGGCCGACACACTTGAGAAGATTATCGAAGAGATGCTACTGACCCGCTCGAGTGAACGTCAGGGCAGGCTTATCGATTCAGATCAGAGTGCGTCGATGGAACTGAAAAAACGTCAGGGGTATTTCTAAGCCCATTACATCACAGATGAATGTGGATTAAGAATTCTAAGGAATCATTATGAATCAAGCAGTAAATAATAACGCGCGCCTGGCGGCAGAACTTGAAGATTTAGGTGTGAAAGAATACCTATCACAACAGCAGCATAAAGGGCTATTACGCTTCTTAACTTGTGGCAGTGTCGATGACGGCAAGAGTACCCTAATCGGCCGTTTGCTACATGACAGTGCACAAATTTATGAAGACCAACTGGCCAGTCTAAAGAGTGACAGTGCCAAGTTGGGTACAACAGGTGAAGAGGTCGACTTAGCCCTGCTGGTGGATGGTCTGCAAGCGGAGCGCGAGCAGGGCATCACTATCGATGTAGCGTATCGTTATTTCTCCAGTGACAAGCGTAAGTTCATTATTGCCGACACCCCGGGTCACGAGCAATACACTCGCAACATGGCTACAGGTGCTTCGACTTGTGACTTAGCCGTACTCTTGGTCGATGCGCGTTATGGGGTACAAACTCAAACACGTCGTCACGCTTTTATCGCATCCCAGCTAGGTATTCGTCACTTTGTTGTGGCAGTAAACAAGATGGATCTGCTTGGTTTCGATGAGAAAGTCTTTAACGATATTCGCGCTGAGTTTGCCCAGTTTGCAGAGCAGTTAGGTGATATCGAAATTCGCTACGTACCCCTGTCAGCCTTAAAAGGTGACAACGTCGTCGATGCCAGCTGTCAAACTCCTTGGTATAGCGGCGGCACCTTACTAGAGCTACTAGAAACGATTGATACCCGTCGTGAACTTAACAGCCTACCAGTGCGTTTTCCGGTGCAATATGTACAGCGTCCAGATCTGGATTTTCGTGGCTTTTCCGGCACGCTGGCATCGGGCGTAATTAACGTCGGTGACGAGTTGGTGGCACTGCCATCGGGCAAGCGCAGCAAGGTTGCCCGTATTGTGACCTTCGATGGTGATCTGCCGCAGGCGATTGCGGGCCAAGCGGTGACCTTAACCCTTGAAGATGAGATTGATATTTCAAGAGGCGATCTGTTGTCGCAGGTAGCTGACGCTCCAGCATTGGCTAACCACGTAAGCGCAGATATCGCTTGGATGGATGAAAAACCACTACAGCTAGGTCAGTTGTATGATCTAAAAGTGGCAGGTAAAAAGCTGCAAGCGAGCGTAGTCAAAATTGAATATGTGGCCGATATTAATACCTTAGAGCATAACGACAGCACTCATATTGGCCTTAATGATATGGCGCGAGTTACGCTCGAACTGAATGAGTCAATTGCTATCGACCCTTACACCTTGGTGCGTGATACTGGCGGCATGATCTTAATCGATCGCCTGTCTAACGCGACGGTTGCGGCTGTCATGGCAGTATCGAGCACCAAAGAGCAGAAAACCGCTCAGCAATACAGTGAATTTGAGCTAGAGCTTAATGCGTTAATTCGTAAGCAGTATCCTCACTGGAATGCGATCGACATCAGTAAGGTCGAGGGTTAACAGTGCCTGAATTGTGGGTGTTATCGTGCATATTGTTTGCCTTAGTCATCGCCTTAATGGCGGGGCTATGGACACCTGCTGCGCTGTTTTTTATCGCATCGTTAACCACTTACCTGCTTGGCATGGTGGAGCTTGAAACTGCGCTTTCAAGTTTTACCAATGCCAGCTTAGTCACTTTAGTGCTGTTGATCATGTCGACAGCCGCGCTAGAGAAGACATCGCTCCTTGGCAAGTTGAGTCAAGTGATAGGGCGAGGCTCATTGGCATCGACCATGGCAAAGCTTGGTATTTCAACCGCCTTGCTGTCATCGTTTACCAATAACACCGCGGTGGTGGCTTCGCTCATTGCTGTTGTGCGTAGAAACCAAGCCCATGCACCGGCTAAGTTGTTACTGCCACTGTCTTACGCGGCGATTTTGGGGGGCACTTTGACCCTGATCGGCACCTCGACCAATTTGATTGTGAACTCCTTTGTCGAGAACGCGGGCTTGGTGCCTTTAGGCTTTTTTGAGTTTTCCATGATTGGCATAGTGATTGTCACCGCCGGCGTTGGTTTATTGGTGCTATTAGCCAATTGGCTGCCCGATAGACGCGATGAGAGTCTGGATGAAGCCTTGCCCTATCTGCTCGAAGCCAGAGTGGCGAAAGAGTCAAAGTTGATAGGCAAGAGCGTACAAGATAATCGCTTACGCGCGCTGAAAAAACTGTATCTGGTTGAGCTTGAGCGCAGCGGCATTCGCATCTGCCCGGTGCCGCCTCACTTGGTACTGCAAAGCGAAGATATTTTACGCTTTAGTGGCGCGGTGGAATCGGTTGAATTGCTGCATCAATTCGACGGCCTAGAGTGGTTTGGTAAACAGCAGGCAAAGGGACAGAACCTGATAGAAGCGGTACTAGCACCGAGTTCAACCTTAGTCGGTCGCTCATTAAAGCAGTCGACCTTTAGAGAGAAGTTTGATGGTGCAGTACTCGCGATTCGTCGCGGTCATCAACCTTTAAAAGGTGGTCTTGGAGACATAGAGTTACAAGCGGGAGATGTGCTACTCGTCACCCCTGGAGATGGTTTTTGCAGTAACACTAAGTTGGCATCAGAGTTTGCCGCCGTAAGTGGTTTAGATTTGAGTGTCAGGCTGGATCCTCGCCGCAGCCAATGGGTACTAGCTGGCTTTCTAGTGACGATTTTGGCCAGCCTCACAGGTGTCCTCCCTTTGGTTAAGGGGCTTATTTTGCTCTTGATGAGCTATATCGCCATCGGGGCGGTGAGTTTATCTGAACTGAAAAGGCGTTTTCCTTTCGAGCTGGTGGTCATAGTCGGCAGCGCTTTAAGCCTAGCTAATCTGATGCTCTCGACTGGACTTGCCGATGACATCGCCTCATTTATCTTGGGGGCGATTAATGGCTACGGAGTATTTGCAGCGTTTGTGGCCGTGTATTTTATGACGCTGCTACTGACAGAGCTTATCACCAATAATGCCGCTGCGGCGCTAGCTTTTCCGGTCGCTTATGCCATCGCCCTGAGTTACGGCGTCGATACTCGCCCGTTTATTTTAGCAGTGGTATTTGGCGCCAGTGCTAGCTTTATTTCGCCCTATGGTTATCAGACCAACTTGATGGTCTATAACGCGGGCAACTATCGATTTAGTGATTTTGTACGTGTTGGACTGCCGTTGTCGTTGCTGTACTCGGCAATTGTATTGTTATTGGTACCCGTGTTTTTTCCATTTTAACTTTCTCCATTTTGGGGAACGGATAGACGTCTGCTTGGATGGTGTGAGCGCATCTAGCTATTGTATAGATTATATTTTTGGAGTTTTTTATGTCTGATATCGTTTGGCACCAGCACAGTATTGATAAGCAGTCTCGGGCAGACCAGAAGGGACAAAATCCTATTCTGCTATGGTTCACAGGGCTTTCTGGATCAGGGAAGTCTACCCTAGCTGGCGCGTTAGAGCGTGCCTTATTCGATGCTGGTTTTCACACTTACCTGCTCGATGGTGACAATGTGCGTCATGGCCTGTGCAAAGATCTTGGCTTTAGTGCGGATGATCGCGACGAGAACCTGCGCCGTGTCGGTGAGGTGGCCAAGCTCATGGTCGATGCAGGCCTTGTGGTGCTGTCGGCCTTTAT
Protein-coding sequences here:
- the cysC gene encoding adenylyl-sulfate kinase — encoded protein: MSDIVWHQHSIDKQSRADQKGQNPILLWFTGLSGSGKSTLAGALERALFDAGFHTYLLDGDNVRHGLCKDLGFSADDRDENLRRVGEVAKLMVDAGLVVLSAFISPTREERERVRALFDQGQFIEVHVSTPIEVCEARDPKGLYSKARAGEIKNFTGISAPYETPTAAELTIDTSKGDLATQVSALLDYLAAIQVIDSEKLKKAV
- a CDS encoding SLC13 family permease, with the protein product MPELWVLSCILFALVIALMAGLWTPAALFFIASLTTYLLGMVELETALSSFTNASLVTLVLLIMSTAALEKTSLLGKLSQVIGRGSLASTMAKLGISTALLSSFTNNTAVVASLIAVVRRNQAHAPAKLLLPLSYAAILGGTLTLIGTSTNLIVNSFVENAGLVPLGFFEFSMIGIVIVTAGVGLLVLLANWLPDRRDESLDEALPYLLEARVAKESKLIGKSVQDNRLRALKKLYLVELERSGIRICPVPPHLVLQSEDILRFSGAVESVELLHQFDGLEWFGKQQAKGQNLIEAVLAPSSTLVGRSLKQSTFREKFDGAVLAIRRGHQPLKGGLGDIELQAGDVLLVTPGDGFCSNTKLASEFAAVSGLDLSVRLDPRRSQWVLAGFLVTILASLTGVLPLVKGLILLLMSYIAIGAVSLSELKRRFPFELVVIVGSALSLANLMLSTGLADDIASFILGAINGYGVFAAFVAVYFMTLLLTELITNNAAAALAFPVAYAIALSYGVDTRPFILAVVFGASASFISPYGYQTNLMVYNAGNYRFSDFVRVGLPLSLLYSAIVLLLVPVFFPF